One Phycisphaerae bacterium RAS2 DNA window includes the following coding sequences:
- the dagK gene encoding Diacylglycerol kinase — MPHRIRIIINPISGRTRGNRSLMHLFRRLRSAGTDLELFRTTGPGDARRLACDAARTGVDLVIVAGGDGTVSEVVCGLRDATVPTPRDPAPSSPPHRDPSTMPPVLIAPRGTENVLAKYLGLRLDGDALADAALNGRAQEIDIGLCNGRPFMLVAGVGFDAEVVRRVHAARGRHLDYSAYAWPLWRTFWSYRHPTICVDVDGQRVFEGPGLAIAGNIPRYAMGLRLLRDARPDDGLLDVCIFAVRTRRGLIRHAVRAALARHVGRPDVVYRQGRVVRIAAANESHRDGSDSPHGAATDSQRVATDPPRRSQRESPVPCVELDGDPGGELPIELEVIPRGARFIVPQGWRM, encoded by the coding sequence ATGCCCCACCGCATCCGCATCATCATTAACCCCATCTCCGGTCGAACCCGGGGCAATCGCTCCCTGATGCACCTCTTCCGGCGACTGCGATCCGCCGGCACTGATCTCGAGCTGTTCCGCACGACCGGTCCGGGCGATGCCCGTCGATTGGCCTGCGACGCCGCGCGGACCGGCGTCGACCTGGTCATCGTCGCCGGCGGGGATGGCACAGTGAGCGAAGTCGTGTGCGGCCTGCGCGACGCGACAGTGCCCACCCCGCGCGACCCCGCTCCAAGCTCCCCCCCGCACCGCGACCCTTCCACGATGCCCCCTGTGCTGATCGCCCCGCGCGGCACGGAGAACGTGCTGGCAAAGTACCTCGGCCTGCGGCTTGATGGCGACGCACTGGCCGATGCGGCGTTGAACGGGCGGGCGCAGGAGATCGACATCGGCCTGTGCAACGGTCGGCCGTTCATGCTGGTCGCGGGCGTGGGGTTCGATGCCGAAGTGGTGCGACGGGTTCACGCCGCGCGCGGGCGGCACCTGGATTACAGCGCGTATGCATGGCCGCTCTGGCGGACGTTCTGGTCCTATCGACATCCGACGATTTGCGTTGACGTGGACGGGCAGCGGGTGTTTGAGGGGCCGGGCCTGGCGATCGCCGGGAACATCCCGCGCTACGCGATGGGCCTGCGCCTCCTGCGCGACGCGCGCCCCGACGATGGCCTGCTGGATGTCTGCATCTTCGCGGTGCGGACGCGTCGCGGATTGATCCGGCACGCGGTGCGCGCAGCCCTGGCGCGACACGTGGGGCGACCCGACGTCGTGTACCGCCAGGGCCGCGTGGTGCGCATTGCCGCTGCCAACGAATCGCACCGCGACGGATCGGATTCGCCGCACGGCGCTGCCACGGATTCGCAACGCGTCGCCACGGACCCGCCGCGCCGCTCGCAGCGCGAATCACCGGTCCCTTGCGTAGAATTGGACGGCGACCCCGGCGGCGAGTTGCCGATTGAACTGGAAGTGATCCCCCGCGGCGCGCGGTTCATCGTGCCGCAGGGCTGGCGAATGTGA
- a CDS encoding Anaphase-promoting complex, cyclosome, subunit 3 — translation MTAQENAANAASGASAPGGDAPRGGLRARFAGRWQIPLLIAAVAALYTGITRQAARYRPVSFEEHLERVADLREANALGRAATYIKYLLSQPDRPVAERGELYRLYAQIAFQAESSLTAHGIANTKAIISNLQQAREDGAALAALDWYALGEAFRWAGQWTESIDALGKALEAGMTPADSIRRKIVEMRLATTAPTDPKNVSDVMAVLSAADASPANFFWAADLTIDRLLSAGQADEALKLVKQAEKRVEDSTAQLSVRYLEALCLRAMGRPDEAEGLLRRIRDEWTTRDELWARTGWLLGRLQQEDDRPQMALALYDEVLRSFASGELKWACELGRAECLARLERFDAARDAFERVIEQRGAWDRSRYVTAGAVRSALIVIAERLRGAEAFEASNGYYRLGLKLTGPEAVAQRAHYTGQVAANCRSLGVRAREAKDARVSARWFVEAGRLNLAQAEIETQERFQAEALEAAAENFDAAGQTDEMIRALTKLVARHPTNVRRSAGMFRLAQALEAQGRYAEAAASYQEIMTVYRRLPDALSSMVPLARCLIRQGGDKAQRGVAILTEIVDDLGPEEVFTPRATEYREALFTLAEFYTQADIARFPNRDELAISRLEDALALYPAATEAPKLLFLLGESYRRSAQRLRESLKKELDARTREESARAADDRLRRAVESYERIVARLAGQDGSALSESEQLYLRSSYLYRADCLFDLGDFAAAADGYREAQWRYEADPSAVSAGVQLYHCFVRLGNANEAKMALARLDWLLKKLPESAFEARRGMSSKAYWEGLVARLEQTSGDVLAGVR, via the coding sequence ATGACAGCGCAGGAGAACGCAGCGAACGCAGCGAGCGGTGCGAGCGCGCCGGGTGGTGACGCGCCGCGCGGCGGGCTTCGCGCGCGGTTTGCAGGCCGCTGGCAGATTCCCCTGCTGATCGCAGCGGTGGCGGCGCTCTATACCGGCATCACGCGCCAGGCGGCGCGCTATCGGCCGGTGAGTTTTGAGGAGCATCTTGAGCGCGTGGCTGACCTGCGCGAAGCGAACGCCCTGGGTCGAGCTGCGACGTACATCAAGTACTTGTTGAGTCAGCCGGACCGGCCTGTGGCCGAGCGGGGCGAACTGTATCGACTCTATGCCCAGATCGCGTTTCAGGCGGAGTCGTCGCTGACGGCACACGGCATCGCAAACACGAAGGCCATCATCAGCAACCTGCAGCAGGCGCGGGAGGACGGGGCAGCGCTGGCGGCGTTGGACTGGTACGCGCTGGGTGAGGCGTTTCGGTGGGCCGGTCAATGGACCGAGTCGATCGACGCGCTGGGCAAGGCGCTCGAAGCGGGCATGACGCCGGCGGATTCGATTCGTCGGAAGATCGTGGAGATGCGACTGGCGACGACCGCGCCGACCGACCCGAAGAACGTGTCGGACGTCATGGCCGTGTTGAGCGCCGCGGATGCGTCGCCGGCGAATTTCTTCTGGGCGGCGGATTTGACGATCGACCGGTTGCTGTCGGCCGGTCAGGCGGACGAAGCGTTGAAGCTCGTGAAGCAGGCAGAAAAGCGCGTGGAGGATTCGACTGCGCAGTTGTCGGTGAGGTACCTGGAGGCATTGTGCCTTCGTGCGATGGGGCGGCCGGATGAAGCGGAGGGACTGCTTCGGCGGATTCGCGATGAATGGACGACGCGCGACGAGTTGTGGGCGCGAACCGGCTGGCTGCTGGGGCGGTTGCAGCAGGAAGACGATCGACCGCAGATGGCGCTGGCGCTTTACGACGAAGTGCTTCGCTCGTTTGCATCCGGGGAGTTGAAATGGGCGTGCGAGCTGGGTCGTGCCGAGTGTCTGGCACGTTTGGAACGGTTTGACGCAGCGCGAGATGCATTCGAGCGCGTCATTGAGCAGCGGGGGGCGTGGGATCGCTCTCGATACGTCACGGCGGGCGCGGTTCGATCGGCCTTGATCGTGATCGCGGAGCGATTGCGGGGCGCCGAGGCGTTTGAAGCATCGAACGGTTACTACCGTCTGGGTCTGAAGCTGACCGGACCGGAAGCCGTGGCGCAGCGGGCGCACTACACGGGTCAGGTTGCCGCGAATTGCCGGTCGCTGGGTGTGCGGGCGCGGGAGGCGAAGGACGCTCGTGTCTCGGCGAGGTGGTTTGTCGAGGCCGGCAGATTGAATCTCGCGCAGGCGGAAATCGAGACGCAAGAGCGATTTCAGGCCGAAGCGCTGGAGGCGGCGGCTGAAAATTTCGACGCGGCCGGCCAGACCGATGAAATGATTCGCGCGTTGACGAAGCTGGTGGCGCGGCACCCGACAAACGTTCGCCGATCGGCGGGCATGTTCCGCCTCGCGCAGGCGCTGGAGGCGCAGGGTCGATACGCCGAAGCGGCGGCATCGTACCAGGAGATCATGACGGTCTATCGCCGGCTGCCGGACGCGCTGTCGTCGATGGTTCCCCTGGCGCGGTGCCTGATTCGGCAGGGTGGGGACAAGGCGCAACGCGGCGTGGCGATTCTGACGGAGATTGTGGACGACCTGGGGCCGGAGGAAGTCTTCACGCCGCGGGCGACCGAGTATCGCGAGGCGCTCTTCACGCTGGCGGAGTTCTACACGCAGGCCGACATCGCGCGGTTTCCAAATCGCGACGAGCTGGCCATCTCGCGGCTGGAGGATGCGCTGGCGCTGTATCCCGCCGCGACCGAGGCGCCGAAGTTGTTGTTTCTGCTGGGTGAATCGTATCGGCGCAGCGCGCAGCGCCTTCGCGAGTCATTGAAAAAGGAGTTGGACGCACGAACGCGGGAGGAATCGGCTCGCGCGGCGGACGACCGGTTGCGCCGCGCGGTGGAATCGTACGAGCGCATCGTGGCGCGGCTCGCCGGGCAGGACGGCAGCGCGTTGAGCGAGTCGGAGCAGCTGTACCTGCGATCCAGCTACCTGTATCGAGCGGATTGTCTCTTTGACCTCGGTGACTTCGCGGCGGCTGCCGACGGCTATCGCGAAGCGCAATGGCGGTACGAAGCGGACCCGTCGGCGGTGTCGGCGGGGGTGCAGTTGTATCACTGCTTTGTGCGGCTGGGCAATGCGAACGAAGCGAAGATGGCGCTGGCGCGGCTGGACTGGTTGCTGAAGAAGCTGCCGGAATCGGCGTTCGAGGCGCGGCGCGGCATGTCATCGAAAGCGTACTGGGAAGGACTGGTCGCGCGGCTGGAGCAGACGAGCGGCGACGTCCTGGCGGGAGTGAGGTGA
- a CDS encoding FlgN protein — MTATLHRATPQGSAAELVMLLEQQRATYRRLRQLAERQRVLVVQDDMQPLLALLGERQGLVDELMRVHGQLAPYRADWPATMQGLDGPTRKRVTEMLEEANEALSGILQRDNRDSATLTTRRQETSERISALGQTTRATAAYAAARRAGPGGPARFGTDASA, encoded by the coding sequence ATGACAGCGACACTACATCGGGCGACGCCGCAGGGAAGCGCCGCCGAACTGGTGATGCTGCTGGAGCAGCAGCGTGCGACGTATCGGCGATTGCGCCAGCTGGCGGAGCGGCAGCGCGTGCTGGTGGTTCAGGACGACATGCAACCGTTGTTGGCCCTGTTGGGCGAACGGCAGGGGTTGGTGGATGAGCTGATGCGCGTGCACGGTCAGTTGGCGCCGTACCGGGCCGATTGGCCGGCGACGATGCAGGGGCTGGACGGGCCGACGCGCAAGCGGGTGACGGAAATGCTGGAAGAGGCGAACGAAGCCTTGAGCGGGATTCTGCAACGAGACAACCGGGATAGTGCCACACTAACGACACGGCGGCAGGAAACCTCGGAACGGATCTCGGCGCTGGGGCAGACGACGCGAGCGACGGCGGCCTATGCGGCGGCGCGCCGTGCAGGCCCCGGCGGGCCGGCCCGGTTCGGAACGGACGCCAGCGCATAA
- the zraS_1 gene encoding Sensor protein ZraS, with product MIELAETTRDATDVTQRERELGAIITAYNDVTERLKQSHESLQREVARLHGELHRTNEALRRSERLAALGEMAAGLAHEIRNPLGGIALYASMLSQAAGREGGAVDAAQTRTAATRIANGVRTLERLIAEILDFAQEHRLERQRCRLGSVFEALRDAMAPWEEQTGAVMALATGSADVEACVDTGRLHRVLVNLVMNGMQAAGRGGRVDVTARRDGDSAVIEVADSGPGIAEDLLLRVFNPFFTTKDTGTGLGLAIVHRIIEAHDGSIAVCNRAGGGAVFTLRLPDGGSAG from the coding sequence ATGATCGAGCTTGCAGAGACGACGCGCGACGCGACGGACGTGACCCAGCGGGAGCGGGAGCTGGGCGCGATCATCACGGCGTACAACGATGTGACCGAGCGATTGAAGCAGTCGCACGAGTCGCTTCAGCGCGAGGTCGCGCGCCTGCACGGCGAACTGCATCGCACGAACGAAGCACTGCGCCGCAGCGAGCGACTGGCGGCGCTGGGCGAGATGGCGGCCGGACTGGCGCACGAGATTCGCAATCCGCTGGGCGGCATCGCGTTGTATGCCTCGATGCTCTCGCAGGCGGCCGGTCGAGAAGGCGGCGCGGTCGATGCAGCGCAGACACGCACGGCGGCGACGCGCATCGCGAACGGCGTGCGCACACTGGAGCGGTTGATCGCGGAGATTCTGGATTTCGCACAGGAGCATCGGCTGGAGCGGCAGCGCTGCCGGCTGGGCTCGGTCTTCGAGGCGCTGCGCGATGCGATGGCGCCGTGGGAAGAGCAGACCGGCGCTGTCATGGCGCTGGCTACGGGATCGGCGGATGTCGAGGCGTGTGTCGATACGGGGCGGCTGCATCGCGTGCTGGTCAATCTTGTGATGAATGGCATGCAGGCGGCTGGTCGCGGCGGGCGCGTCGACGTGACCGCGCGGCGGGATGGTGATTCGGCGGTGATCGAAGTGGCCGACAGCGGACCGGGCATCGCGGAAGATTTGCTTCTGCGGGTGTTCAATCCGTTCTTCACGACAAAAGACACCGGCACGGGTCTGGGGCTGGCGATTGTGCATCGCATCATCGAGGCACATGACGGCTCGATCGCGGTGTGCAATCGCGCGGGCGGCGGAGCGGTTTTCACGCTGCGGCTGCCGGACGGCGGATCGGCTGGATAG
- the zraR_1 gene encoding Transcriptional regulatory protein ZraR, producing the protein MARICIVDDKDVMRDSLTDILTAGGHEVAAFAEPNQALMAATPGRFEVIVSDLKMPGMDGIELLRSFRSRGVDAPFVLMTAYASVSTAVEAMKMGAFDYIQKPFEAEAIHLVVERAASVSRLRGENEALRASLMDLGRDSELVGSSRAMRAVRAQIEKVARSQATVLIQGESGTGKELVARAIHTASQRAAAPMLCVNCAALSAALLESELFGHERGSFTGADKLRKGRFELATGGTLLLDEISEVSLPVQAKLLRVLQEREFERVGSSVTIQTDVRVIVTTNRDLTEWVARRRFREDLFFRVSVLPVTLPPLRDRREDIPELVGHFMNRIARREGSNAKSITPAALRVLEAYHWPGNVRELENVCERAAVLCQGDSIDAPLVEPWLASASTKADGANRPLRPGHMMEDMERSLIEQTLVRFNGHREKTAKALGIGVRTLGMKLKQWRDEAASQAAASLAAAQAPQRIAG; encoded by the coding sequence ATGGCGCGAATTTGCATCGTGGACGACAAGGATGTCATGCGGGACTCGCTGACGGATATTCTCACGGCGGGCGGTCACGAGGTGGCGGCGTTCGCCGAACCGAATCAGGCGTTGATGGCGGCGACGCCGGGCCGCTTTGAAGTAATTGTGAGCGATCTGAAGATGCCGGGTATGGACGGCATCGAACTGCTTCGGTCGTTCCGGTCGCGCGGTGTCGATGCGCCGTTCGTCCTGATGACGGCGTATGCGAGCGTTTCGACGGCCGTTGAAGCGATGAAGATGGGGGCGTTTGATTACATCCAGAAGCCGTTCGAAGCCGAGGCGATTCACCTGGTCGTGGAGCGAGCGGCGTCGGTGAGTCGGTTGCGCGGTGAGAACGAAGCGTTGCGGGCCAGCCTGATGGACCTCGGCCGCGACAGCGAGCTGGTCGGTTCGAGCCGGGCGATGCGTGCAGTGCGGGCGCAGATCGAAAAGGTCGCGCGGAGCCAGGCGACGGTGCTGATCCAGGGGGAGAGCGGCACGGGCAAGGAACTGGTGGCGCGGGCGATTCACACGGCGAGCCAGCGCGCGGCGGCGCCGATGCTCTGCGTGAACTGCGCGGCGCTGTCTGCGGCGCTGCTTGAGAGTGAACTGTTCGGGCACGAGCGCGGCTCGTTCACCGGCGCGGACAAGCTGCGCAAAGGGCGGTTCGAACTGGCGACGGGCGGCACGCTGCTGCTCGATGAGATCAGCGAGGTTTCGCTGCCGGTTCAGGCGAAGTTGCTGCGCGTGTTGCAGGAGCGCGAGTTCGAGCGGGTCGGGAGCAGCGTGACGATTCAGACCGACGTGCGTGTGATTGTGACAACCAACCGCGACCTGACGGAGTGGGTGGCGCGACGGCGGTTCCGCGAGGACCTGTTCTTCCGTGTGAGCGTGCTGCCGGTGACGCTGCCGCCGCTGCGCGATCGGCGCGAGGACATTCCTGAATTGGTCGGTCACTTCATGAATCGCATCGCGCGGCGCGAAGGCAGCAACGCGAAATCGATCACGCCTGCGGCCCTTCGCGTCCTGGAAGCCTATCACTGGCCCGGCAACGTGCGCGAGCTGGAGAACGTCTGCGAGCGGGCGGCCGTGCTGTGCCAGGGTGACAGCATCGACGCGCCGCTGGTCGAACCGTGGCTGGCGTCGGCGAGCACGAAGGCTGACGGGGCGAATCGCCCGCTGCGACCGGGTCACATGATGGAAGACATGGAGCGCTCGCTGATCGAGCAGACACTGGTGCGGTTCAACGGGCATCGCGAGAAGACGGCGAAGGCGCTGGGCATCGGCGTGCGCACGCTGGGCATGAAGCTCAAGCAGTGGCGCGACGAAGCGGCCTCGCAGGCCGCGGCATCGCTCGCGGCGGCGCAGGCCCCGCAACGCATCGCGGGTTGA
- the flgB gene encoding Flagellar basal body rod protein FlgB, whose translation MRVGCMARRLLNETVGRAPEASETRMRFLDQVVGGGSIPLLEKVLSFTEARNRMLAENIANITTPGYRTKQLDVRSFQASLRDALDRQDAAERRGVASPPLELKDTRELRTGAGDTLNVTPSTEPAENILFHDGTNARIERQMALLAENTMMHQAAVELLKANIDGLSKAIRGRAI comes from the coding sequence GTGCGCGTCGGTTGCATGGCACGCCGGTTGCTGAACGAGACGGTCGGGCGTGCGCCCGAAGCGTCGGAGACGCGGATGAGGTTTCTCGATCAGGTGGTCGGCGGCGGGTCCATCCCGCTGCTGGAAAAGGTGCTCTCGTTCACCGAGGCGCGGAATCGGATGCTGGCGGAGAACATCGCCAACATCACGACACCGGGCTATCGAACGAAGCAGTTGGACGTTCGATCGTTTCAGGCGTCTTTGAGGGACGCGCTGGACCGGCAGGACGCAGCCGAGCGGCGCGGCGTGGCGTCGCCGCCGCTTGAGTTGAAGGATACGCGCGAGCTGCGGACCGGCGCGGGCGACACGCTCAACGTGACGCCGAGCACCGAACCGGCGGAGAACATTTTGTTTCACGACGGCACGAACGCACGAATCGAGCGACAGATGGCGCTGCTTGCCGAGAACACGATGATGCACCAGGCGGCCGTGGAATTGTTGAAGGCGAACATCGACGGACTGTCGAAAGCGATTCGCGGCAGAGCGATCTAG